From the Quercus lobata isolate SW786 chromosome 6, ValleyOak3.0 Primary Assembly, whole genome shotgun sequence genome, one window contains:
- the LOC115995178 gene encoding uncharacterized protein LOC115995178 has translation MGTNFLHPFSSKSPPSSSTLIFTKITHRQSQIFLPCRKQPLRISPIITNSTNTSSNTNSNNTSGDSAQPPPVPPNPVEIKFRRRSSRRRSRQQAEDGAAGSGQAMKAKVEEPPKKWEDMNITEKAIELYVGEKGLLFWLNKFAYASIFIVIGGWILFRFVGPSLNLYQLDTPPLSPSSVFKG, from the coding sequence ATGGGCACTAATTTCCTCCATCCCTTCTCTTCAAAATCACCACCATCCTCAAGTACACTCATCTTCACAAAAATAACACACAGGCAAAGCCAAATCTTCCTACCTTGCAGAAAACAACCGCTTAGAATAAGTCCCATCATCACCAATAGCACCAACACCAGTAGTAATACTAATAGCAACAATACCAGCGGAGACAGTGCACAGCCACCACCTGTTCCACCAAACCCCGTGGAAATAAAGTTCAGACGAAGGTCATCGAGAAGGCGGTCAAGGCAGCAGGCTGAGGATGGTGCTGCTGGCAGTGGTCAAGCCATGAAGGCGAAAGTTGAAGAACCTCCAAAGAAGTGGGAGGACATGAATATTACTGAGAAGGCAATAGAGCTTTATGTGGGAGAGAAGGGTCTGCTTTTTTGGCTCAACAAGTTTGCTTATGCTTCTATCTTCATTGTTATTGGAGGTTGGATACTTTTCCGGTTTGTGGGTCCTTCTCTCAATCTTTACCAGTTGGACACTCCACCTTTGTCTCCATCTTCTGTATTCAAGGGTtag